Proteins encoded within one genomic window of Thermodesulfobacteriota bacterium:
- the metH gene encoding methionine synthase, with amino-acid sequence MTKTEKDSARQLRGLLGERILFLDGAMGTMIQRYGLTEEDFRGERFKDHPVDLKGNNDLLCFTRPDVITEIHTKYLEAGADLIETNTFNANRISQADYNLESIVPDLNRAAAGVARKAADDFMAGHPERKCFVAGALGPTTRTASISPNVNDPSARGVTFDELAEAYYEQTAALVEGGADVILAETTFDTLNLKAAIYAVFKYREDFKNDIPLMLSVTITDASGRTLSGQTIEAFWNSVRHARPLSVGINCALGAEQMRPYIEELSRIADCYVSCYPNAGLPNPLSDTGYDQTPGDTATYLEDFAESGFINVVGGCCGTTPDHIKAIVERVKDYPPRAIPEIPPATRLSGLEALNIGEDAPFVMVGERTNVTGSPRFAGLIKEDDFEGALSVAKQQVENGANVIDVNFDEALLDGEACMTRFLNLIATEPDIARVPVMIDSSKFTVIEAGLKCIQGKGIVNSISLKEGEEKFLANAREIMRYGAAAVVMAFDEKGQAATKEDKIRICQRAYKLLTEKAGMDPSDIIFDPNVLTVATGIEEHNNYALDFIEAVREIKKVCPGAKTSGGLSNVSFSFRGNNVVREAMHAAFLYHAIKAGLDMAIVNAGMLEVYEEIDKELLEKVEDVLFNRKPDATEILVDYAEKVKDSGKTRDRETEEWREGTVEERLSHSLVKGIVDYIDADTEEALNKYRKPLDVIEGPLMDGMKIVGQLFGEGKMFLPQVVKSARVMKKAVAFLQPYMELEKANASGGAARGKFVIATVKGDVHDIGKNIVSVVLGCNNYEVIDLGVMVSCDNILKTAREVNANIIGLSGLITPSLDEMVYNASEMERQGFKTPLLIGGATTSKAHTAIKIAPHYSGVVSHVQDASLVVNVCNSLLNPDKYEEFAEETRRKHEELRERHSKSKSAAEFIPIEKAREKRFTDDWKTARIDVPEKLGVEVMKNIKIEDVVPYIDWSPLFWVWGLKGVFPAILDHKKYGAQARSLYDDAERLLGQIASEKRFGPRAVQGFWPASSVGDDVEVYADESREEVVETFHFLRQQRSKGENEIYYSLADFVAPKDSGRADYMGGFAVTAGKEVETFADTFRKAGDDYSAIMVQALGDRVAEALAEMMHKRARDAWGYGKEEDLTYEDLVKEKYRGIRPAPGYPACPDHTEKAALWKMLRVKENIGVEITENFAIYPPSSVAGFYFGHPQSRYMHIGDIDRDQAEDYAKRKGIPLPEVEKWLRPNLGY; translated from the coding sequence ATGACAAAGACTGAGAAAGATTCGGCGCGGCAGCTCCGGGGGCTGCTCGGGGAAAGGATTCTATTCCTCGACGGCGCCATGGGGACGATGATACAACGCTACGGCCTTACGGAGGAGGACTTCAGGGGGGAAAGGTTTAAAGACCACCCGGTGGACCTCAAGGGGAATAACGACCTCCTCTGCTTTACGCGGCCCGACGTCATAACCGAAATACATACGAAATACCTCGAAGCGGGCGCGGACCTCATCGAGACGAACACCTTCAACGCCAACCGCATATCGCAGGCGGACTATAACCTCGAAAGCATAGTGCCCGATCTGAACCGCGCCGCGGCCGGGGTGGCCCGTAAGGCGGCGGACGATTTCATGGCCGGGCATCCCGAGAGGAAGTGCTTCGTCGCGGGGGCGCTCGGGCCGACGACGAGGACGGCCTCGATATCGCCCAATGTCAACGACCCCTCGGCGAGGGGGGTCACGTTCGATGAGCTCGCGGAAGCGTACTACGAGCAGACGGCGGCGCTCGTGGAGGGAGGGGCCGACGTCATACTCGCCGAGACGACATTCGACACGCTCAATCTCAAGGCCGCCATATACGCCGTCTTCAAGTACAGGGAAGATTTCAAAAACGACATCCCCCTCATGCTGTCGGTCACGATAACGGACGCCTCGGGAAGGACTCTCTCCGGGCAGACGATAGAGGCGTTCTGGAATTCCGTCCGCCACGCAAGGCCGCTCAGCGTCGGCATCAACTGCGCCCTCGGGGCCGAGCAGATGAGGCCGTACATCGAGGAGCTTTCGCGCATCGCCGACTGCTACGTGAGCTGCTATCCCAACGCGGGGCTGCCGAATCCGCTGAGCGACACGGGATACGACCAGACGCCCGGGGATACGGCTACTTACCTCGAAGACTTCGCCGAAAGCGGATTCATCAACGTCGTCGGTGGATGCTGCGGCACGACGCCGGACCACATAAAGGCGATAGTCGAGAGGGTGAAGGACTACCCCCCGCGCGCTATCCCTGAAATCCCGCCGGCCACGCGCCTGAGCGGGCTCGAAGCGCTCAACATAGGCGAGGATGCGCCCTTCGTGATGGTGGGCGAGAGGACGAACGTCACGGGCTCGCCCAGGTTCGCCGGGCTCATAAAAGAGGACGACTTCGAGGGGGCGCTCTCGGTGGCGAAGCAGCAGGTGGAAAACGGGGCCAATGTCATAGACGTCAACTTCGACGAGGCTTTACTCGACGGCGAGGCGTGCATGACGAGGTTCCTTAATCTCATAGCGACCGAGCCCGACATAGCCCGGGTCCCTGTGATGATAGACAGCTCGAAATTCACCGTCATAGAGGCCGGGCTCAAGTGCATTCAGGGGAAGGGGATCGTAAACTCCATAAGCCTGAAGGAGGGCGAGGAGAAGTTTCTCGCCAACGCGCGCGAGATAATGCGCTACGGCGCTGCGGCCGTCGTCATGGCGTTCGACGAAAAAGGCCAGGCGGCGACCAAGGAAGACAAGATCAGGATTTGCCAAAGGGCGTACAAGCTCCTCACCGAAAAGGCGGGCATGGACCCCTCGGACATCATATTCGACCCGAACGTGCTTACAGTCGCGACGGGCATCGAGGAGCACAATAACTACGCGCTCGATTTCATAGAAGCCGTAAGGGAGATTAAAAAAGTCTGCCCCGGCGCGAAGACGAGCGGCGGGCTAAGCAACGTTTCATTCTCGTTCAGGGGAAACAACGTCGTAAGGGAGGCCATGCACGCCGCATTCCTCTACCACGCGATAAAGGCCGGGCTCGACATGGCGATAGTCAACGCCGGCATGCTCGAAGTATACGAGGAGATAGACAAGGAGCTTCTGGAGAAGGTCGAGGACGTCCTTTTCAACAGGAAGCCCGACGCCACCGAAATACTCGTCGATTACGCCGAGAAGGTGAAGGACTCCGGAAAGACGAGGGACAGGGAAACCGAAGAATGGAGGGAAGGGACCGTCGAGGAAAGGCTCTCGCACTCGCTGGTAAAAGGAATAGTCGATTACATAGACGCCGACACGGAGGAGGCGCTCAATAAATACCGAAAGCCGCTCGACGTCATAGAGGGCCCGCTCATGGACGGGATGAAAATAGTCGGCCAGCTCTTCGGCGAAGGGAAGATGTTCCTCCCGCAGGTCGTCAAGAGCGCGCGCGTCATGAAGAAAGCCGTCGCATTCCTCCAGCCCTACATGGAGCTCGAAAAGGCTAATGCATCCGGCGGGGCGGCGCGCGGGAAGTTCGTCATCGCGACGGTGAAGGGCGACGTCCACGACATCGGGAAGAACATCGTTTCGGTCGTCCTCGGGTGCAATAACTACGAGGTCATAGACCTGGGCGTCATGGTGTCGTGCGACAACATACTCAAAACGGCAAGGGAAGTGAACGCGAATATAATCGGGCTCAGCGGGCTCATAACGCCGTCCCTCGACGAGATGGTCTACAACGCCTCCGAGATGGAGCGGCAGGGGTTCAAAACGCCGCTGCTAATCGGCGGGGCAACGACGAGTAAGGCCCACACGGCCATAAAAATAGCGCCCCACTACAGCGGCGTCGTGAGCCACGTGCAGGACGCCTCGCTCGTCGTCAACGTCTGCAACAGCCTCCTAAACCCGGACAAGTACGAGGAGTTCGCCGAAGAAACGCGGCGCAAGCACGAGGAGCTCCGCGAGCGCCATTCGAAGTCCAAAAGCGCGGCCGAGTTCATCCCGATCGAAAAGGCCCGCGAGAAGAGGTTCACCGACGACTGGAAAACGGCGCGTATAGACGTGCCAGAGAAGCTGGGCGTCGAGGTCATGAAGAATATAAAGATAGAGGACGTCGTCCCGTACATCGACTGGTCGCCGCTCTTTTGGGTGTGGGGGCTCAAGGGGGTGTTCCCCGCCATACTCGACCATAAGAAATACGGCGCCCAGGCGAGGAGCCTCTACGATGACGCCGAGAGGCTGCTCGGGCAGATTGCCTCGGAGAAGAGGTTCGGCCCGAGGGCCGTCCAGGGGTTCTGGCCCGCGAGCAGCGTCGGCGACGATGTCGAGGTCTACGCGGACGAGAGCCGGGAGGAAGTCGTCGAGACGTTCCACTTCCTCCGCCAGCAGAGGTCGAAGGGAGAGAACGAAATATACTATTCGCTCGCGGATTTCGTCGCGCCGAAAGATTCCGGGAGGGCCGATTACATGGGCGGGTTCGCCGTCACCGCCGGTAAGGAGGTGGAGACCTTCGCCGACACGTTCCGGAAGGCGGGCGACGATTACTCGGCGATAATGGTCCAGGCCCTCGGCGACAGGGTGGCCGAGGCGCTCGCCGAGATGATGCACAAGCGCGCCCGCGACGCATGGGGCTACGGAAAGGAAGAGGACCTCACGTACGAGGACCTCGTAAAGGAAAAGTACAGGGGCATAAGGCCCGCGCCCGGATACCCTGCCTGCCCGGACCACACCGAAAAAGCGGCGCTGTGGAAGATGCTCCGCGTGAAGGAGAACATCGGTGTCGAGATAACGGAGAACTTCGCTATATACCCGCCGAGCTCCGTCGCCGGGTTCTACTTCGGGCACCCGCAGTCGAGGTACATGCACATAGGCGACATAGACAGGGACCAGGCCGAGGACTACGCGAAACGGAAGGGGATACCCCTTCCGGAGGTGGAGAAGTGGCTGAGGCCGAACCTCGGCTATTGA
- a CDS encoding hydroxyacylglutathione hydrolase, which yields METFSGEGYGIGRIKSEHSDNNYSYVVWCTKTSDCIVIDPNDPVPVLNYIRDRGLSVKYVIDTHCHPDHILGNDPVIKVTLGKILVHPLGFGLVSPRSATVEDGEAVKFGEQEIKVVYAPGHTPEHILLLMDGEAFTGDTLFLAGVGNLKHGGVAEDLFNTIETKIMTLPDDTRVWPGHDYAEANLRFAADVDPKNKDAKKKLGDVTKLAKKGKDPEPSTIGEEKKYNPFLRFSSPDVMKGLEKKNPEFKGGSPFAAFGELRRQRDGWK from the coding sequence GTGGAGACATTCAGCGGAGAAGGATACGGGATTGGAAGGATTAAATCGGAGCATAGCGACAACAACTACAGCTACGTCGTATGGTGCACGAAAACGTCCGACTGCATAGTCATAGACCCGAACGACCCGGTGCCGGTTCTCAATTACATAAGAGACCGCGGGCTCAGCGTCAAGTACGTGATAGATACGCACTGCCACCCGGATCACATACTCGGGAACGATCCTGTCATCAAAGTTACCCTGGGGAAGATACTCGTACATCCGCTCGGGTTTGGCCTCGTCTCGCCGAGGAGCGCCACGGTCGAGGACGGCGAGGCGGTTAAATTCGGCGAGCAGGAGATTAAAGTGGTTTACGCCCCGGGACACACCCCGGAGCACATACTTCTTCTCATGGACGGCGAGGCGTTCACCGGCGACACACTCTTCCTGGCCGGAGTAGGGAATCTGAAACACGGCGGCGTCGCCGAGGACCTCTTTAACACTATAGAGACGAAGATAATGACGCTCCCCGACGATACGCGCGTCTGGCCGGGGCACGATTACGCCGAGGCGAACCTGAGGTTCGCCGCCGACGTCGATCCCAAAAACAAGGACGCGAAGAAGAAGCTCGGAGACGTTACGAAACTGGCGAAAAAGGGCAAGGACCCCGAGCCCTCGACCATTGGCGAGGAGAAGAAATATAACCCCTTCCTGAGATTCTCCAGCCCCGATGTAATGAAAGGGTTAGAGAAGAAAAACCCCGAATTTAAAGGGGGCTCGCCGTTTGCGGCCTTCGGCGAGCTCCGGAGGCAGAGGGACGGCTGGAAGTGA